In Desulfobacteraceae bacterium, the sequence GGTGAGTTCGGCCGGCGCCATCCCGGCTTTGATGGCGGTGTTGACGATGCCCGTGCCGATCGGCTTGGTCAACACCAGCCGATTCCCCGGCCGCAGGTTCTTCTTGGTCAGCACCCGCGCGGGATGGATGAAGCCGGTGACCGACAGGCCGTACTTCAATTCCTTGTCTTCGATGCTGTGGCCGCCGATCAGGACCACGCCGGCCTCGGCCAGTTTGTCCAGCCCGCCCTGGATGATCCGGCGCAGAATCGAGAGGTCCATCTGTTTGACCGGGAAGGCCACCAGGTTCATGGCGGTCTTGGGCGTTCCGCCCATGGCGTAGACGTCGCTCAAGGCGTTGGCCGCGGCGATCTGGCCGAACCAGTAGGGGTCGTCCACGATGGGGGTGAAGAAGTCCACCGTCTGGATCAGGGCCAGCTCGTCGGACACCCGGTAAACCCCGGCATCGTCGGCCCGCTCCAGCCCCACCAGGACATTCTCGTCGGTGGGGATCACCATGCCGCAGAGCGCTTTGTCCAGGTCCCCTGGCGCCAGTTTGGACGCTCAGCCGGCCCCCGCGACCGTCTCGGTCAGGCGAATCTTATGAAGTTCCGTCACGCTCATCCTCCGTTAAATCCTCTTCCAGCGCCTTTTGCAGGGCCTGGGGAATCGTGTCGATCAGTTGGGACACCTGGGTCGCCGGCGTCGGGCGGGCGTAAAATCCCGTCCAGCGGTTGGCCGAGGCCGCCAGAAGAGCGGCCGCGGCCGGTTTCAGATCACCGCCGCACAACACCGACAGCATTCCGGTGAGGGTGTCGCCGGTTCCGCCGATGGCCTCCATGGCATCGAACGCCGGGGCCGCCACGCTTGCCAGGACCTGCTCCCGGTCTGCGATATAGTCCCGGCGGCCTTTCACCACGAGACAGCGGGCGGCATTGCCATGCTGATAGGCGCGGCGGATCAAACCGGGCACATCGGCCTCCTGGTGCAGGATGAAGCCCCGCGTGTAGAACGGGTGGGGGGCCATTTCATCCGCCAAAAAGGCCAACTCGCCCGCATCCGGGGTGAAAAAGTCATAATCAGCCGACCGCCCGCTCATTTTGGCGGCGTACATGAAGCCGGCATCGGCGATCAGGGTGGGCCTCGGCGTCATGGCCTCCACGGCGAAGAGCACCCGGTTGTGCCAGTCGACGTCCGGCTGGAGGTAATGAAACGTCAGCACCCGCAGCGGGAATTCGGGCAGCCGGCGCGCCAGGAACTGGTACAGGCGGCGGCTGCCGTCCCCCTTGCCGATGTCCCCCACCAGAAAAGCGTAGATTTCGGGGCCGCTGCGGGATTCGGCCGTCTTGAGGGCGGCCGCCAGCAGCGCCGGCGTGCCCCGGTTGACCGCAACGCGCCGACCCGCGATGTCCAGCTCTGCGCCGATCAGCCGCACCGGCCCATGGACCAATGGAAAATGCGGGTCCGGCACCGTGCCCACAACGCCTAACATATCCGGTGCAGCTCCTCGTAGGCCAGTTCCAGGGCGTAGCCGCACAGGGTGTGCCCCAAATCCCTGGGCCGGGGTGCCTGGGCCATGGATTTGCCCACCAGCGCCTGCGCCAGAAAAGGCACGTCCGGGCACCCCCCGCCCGAGATGTTCACGATCTTGAAATCCTCTTTGGCCACCGTGATTTTCATGTTGGCCGCACGCACCATCAGGTAGTCGCCGAAGTCCTTGGTCTGGAAAAGGTCCACCGGCGCCAGCAGCGGACCCGTCACCGGCACCACCGAAAGGGGCTGTATGTCGGCGCCTGCCAGCGTCCGCCGGATATCGAGCTCCTCGATCAGCGGAAATTCGATCACCAGATCACAGCCGGTTCGAATCTCCGGCGGGGGTCCCATCACCCGCACAGGCCAGCCCGATTTTTTGAGAACGTTTTCGGCCTGGATGACGTCGCTGGTGTTCTCGAAGACCAGGATGCCGCGGTCCGCCGCTGGTCTTTCGCTGTTTTTGCGGCCCCCCCCTTTTTGCTTTCTGAAAAAC encodes:
- the selD gene encoding selenide, water dikinase SelD, which codes for MTELHKIRLTETVAGAGUASKLAPGDLDKALCGMVIPTDENVLVGLERADDAGVYRVSDELALIQTVDFFTPIVDDPYWFGQIAAANALSDVYAMGGTPKTAMNLVAFPVKQMDLSILRRIIQGGLDKLAEAGVVLIGGHSIEDKELKYGLSVTGFIHPARVLTKKNLRPGNRLVLTKPIGTGIVNTAIKAGMAPAELTERVTRLMAALNREAAAIMARFDVGACTDVTGFGLLGHLAEMVSGSGTGVRVFADQVPVIPEALEFAAMGLIPAGAYKNREFREAMVTFADAVDRSRQDVLFDPQTSGGLLICVSAADAPGIVAALKDGGIIEAAVIGEVLGGPREKIWVA
- a CDS encoding sugar kinase, translated to MLGVVGTVPDPHFPLVHGPVRLIGAELDIAGRRVAVNRGTPALLAAALKTAESRSGPEIYAFLVGDIGKGDGSRRLYQFLARRLPEFPLRVLTFHYLQPDVDWHNRVLFAVEAMTPRPTLIADAGFMYAAKMSGRSADYDFFTPDAGELAFLADEMAPHPFYTRGFILHQEADVPGLIRRAYQHGNAARCLVVKGRRDYIADREQVLASVAAPAFDAMEAIGGTGDTLTGMLSVLCGGDLKPAAAALLAASANRWTGFYARPTPATQVSQLIDTIPQALQKALEEDLTEDERDGTS
- a CDS encoding DUF3343 domain-containing protein, encoding MFGFFRKQKGGGRKNSERPAADRGILVFENTSDVIQAENVLKKSGWPVRVMGPPPEIRTGCDLVIEFPLIEELDIRRTLAGADIQPLSVVPVTGPLLAPVDLFQTKDFGDYLMVRAANMKITVAKEDFKIVNISGGGCPDVPFLAQALVGKSMAQAPRPRDLGHTLCGYALELAYEELHRIC